The Lycium barbarum isolate Lr01 chromosome 4, ASM1917538v2, whole genome shotgun sequence nucleotide sequence GACAATCCTACGACAAAGTTGGAAAAAAACAAGAAGCTGCAattaattggaaaaaaaaaatctgcaaaGTGAGACGCCAAATAGGCAGGAAGTACCCAAAACCATTTTCTTGGGAAGGCACCACCCCAGTTCTTTTCGGAGTAAGAAGGGGCATTTTGAAACTCAAACCGCTGACCATCCCACTCTATCCAGCCTGGCAGAAGAAATTCGTGATTAGGTGCTCCCTTTTATtcctttttatatttataaaaacaCATAAAACATTCCACTCAACTTTTGTGCTGATAAACATTTGCATTTTAACTCTATTCctaaagaacatgaaatataaatCTGGTTTTCTAAGGCATAGTCCAAAATACCAATCTTTTCTATTTTCTATACATTCCAAGTACTAATCCTATAGTTCTGTGACTCTCTTAGGGTCTCAAGCTGCCCCTAGATGCAAAACTTTAGATGCATTTCAAAAGAAAGCTATGTTGTTCGAACTCTCCAAAAAAACTGCAGTACccgtgtcagatcctccaaaaatgtACTCCCAccgtcttaatttatgtgatgtagtttgactgggcatggagtttaagaaataaaggaagacttttgaatcttgtggtctaaaacaagccaaagatatttgtgtggttataaatcatctcgttaagcgtaaaaggtaaagtttaaatttaaattgttgcgagctattgcacaggagctgcgtttaccctgtgcgcacccaaaaggtagcggctgcgggttcccatgtcataaaaaaaaaaaaaaaaattgttgccaactaaggaaatgtgtcattcttttttggactgactaaaaaggaaagtgtgtcatataaagtgGGACAGAGGGAATActatttttgaaggatccgaaACAGCCGTCTTCATTTTGcagagtctgagcaacatagaaATAATTTGTTGTTGAACATGGATAGTTAACAATCATCCCTTGTATCGCAAACTACAAAGATATTACTATAACTAAGAAACACCTATTAGGCTTATCTATCACTGTAAATGGTCAAATGACCAATCTGATTACATTATTGCATATCCCCCAGGACCCCCACATGGTTGTCGAGACCACAATCCGGATCAGAAGATCATAAAGATCCAAGCATGGTATTAATCTTGTTGACATGGTAAAATTGAAAACTAGGGACTTAAAGGAGGGTGTAAAATGGCGTATATTATCATAAAAGTCCAAACTGGGCAAGAGATCTGACTGAAAAAACTCTGAATTTAGATTAATGTACAGCTTCCAACTCATACAACAAAGAACTCCATGAATGAAATGTGAGAAGAGAAAAAATGTTCGATAAGCCAAACCCTAACTGAAAAGCTGGGAAAAGAATCAGATATTACCTGTTGAAAGTCCAGCTGCCATGCATACTTGCCAATGTGGCTCAAATACAGGAAAAGCAGCAGGCCATCCTGCTGTGGACTTCTGCTTTGAGTTAACATCACCCCATCCATAAATGGGCCGTGTGCTATACTCCCAGCTAGCAGTTTTCACAATTCCAGTATAATCTGTCCTGTCAAGTCAAGTCATGTAATTTGATCAGCACCTACGTTACTCACATGATGACCGTATaggaaaataaatacaaatataATTGCTTTCTTCCCAAACTTCGAGCATAAAGTTTCTTAGGCTCAATCTACCCTGATTACAAGGACCAAATATTATTCATGAACTGGCTGATAGCATCGAATGTGGGAGAAACCTAGGACCATATACTGTTCTTTAAAGGATAGGTAAGGAGATCCACAAGGTTTAGAAAACTCGACGATGCTTAAAAGGAGAAATTTGCTTGAAAAGAGAGACAATAGCAATTGTTCAGGCGAAACAACTCTAGCTAATAGCATGGTAGCGTACAATTAAATAGAGCTGCAAAACGTTCCCCAAACACTATGTACCAAGTCAATTATAGAACTCTCTCCAACAACATGCACCAAAAGAGAAGAACCACGAGGGATGGGGACAGGGATTATGCATTTTGTTACCGTTTCTTTCTGCTTCTACCTGGAGATGATGAAATCATGTAAGAGACTCACTTTCAAGTTTTACTTCAACAGACAGTCATAAGTTTTTTCACCTTTCGGGTCTTTTTCTCTAAACAGAGAACTGACTAAGACGCAGTTATAAGATACAATTATTGGTCCCTCGAACTCCAAAGGTGAGGTAAATTCCATTCTTATAGTTAACTAGTGATGACTATAATGAGAACTCAATTCTGGTCCTCACAGATGTACAGTAAGATCCTTACTTTGTGCAGCAGTATAGCTGttattattagttttttttttttttttaataaggacAGTATAGCTGTTATAGCCTTGATATGCTTGTGACTAAATGTTGAATACAAAATCCTAAGACTGTTAAATCCAGCACCATTTACTTTCCCACTTCTCGAGCGAGGGTAACTAAAAGGAGAAAGAGTATATCAAATTCTTTACATCATATAGATTTAAGTAGCCAAGGATGGGGTGCAGAAATACTTAATACTCAAAGAGCATCACAACAATTTAAAGCAAAAACTGCTGCTGAACGTAATTTCTGCTACACTCTGCTTCAAGAGAATATGCATTTTGAAAACAACACAAGAAGTTCTAAAAGAGATAAGCACCTCCCGTCATCGCGAATAGATCCTTGATGCCAAACTGGGGTAACTTGAAAGCCCTCGGAGACGCGGCGATTAAACTCCTAAGCCATTAGAAAGACAACTGGTCAATCTTAGCGCATACTGGGGATGTGATAGAATTAAGAAATACTTAATGTCCATATTTGTTCTTACAGGAAATGTCACCAGTGAATGAAAAACCAAATGATTATTCTGGATATTTCATGCTGAAGTTAACACTTTGTGCGTCATTGCGAGTTTGACGCACTGTTACTTGTTCGGATAGTTTATTGTACAAGTTACGCTTGAAAAGAGTACCTCAAGTTTTTATTCATTTAGTCatacagagaaaaaaaaaattgcagctAGCCGAATTATTATAGTGAGACTACAAGAAGAGATTAGGTATGTAAGTCCAGtgttttgcttctttttttttttcttttcacatCCAACATGGATCCGCATAACCTATTCTTCAAAGTATAAAGAAAACTCAATTCCTCGCTTTCACCACTTAGATGGCAATTAGTAACATTATACTTGGTCGTTCTGAAGGTTCCTAGATATTGAAGACTATTCTATAGCTAATTATCACAGCCATCTCTTTACGTTTTTTAAGGAGAAACCTATTGTCATAGTTAACTCAAGTTAAATAGAACTGCGGAGGGTAGCTTCAAGTAACTCCTACAAACACCTCTCCAATTATATAAAAGTACAACATCTTTAGTGTTTAGCTGAATAAATTACTCAATGGTTAGTCTAATCGTGTGATTCTTTAAGTAAACTCAGGAAGATGCAGTATCAATTTCCAAACTGTAATGTCCTGATttcttttcccaaaaaaaaaaaaaatctttgaaaATATATTACTTAAGAAAAAAAGACAAAGTTTAAGAGAGGACGGATGAAATGTAGATACCTGAGGAGGAACTTCCTTATTTGGAGGCTTAGCACTATTTTGGGCAATGAAGGTGTTTCCAAGCATCAGTTCATGCCTACCTGATCATGAGATATTGGTATGTGTTAGTGCAATGGGAAAATTTATAAAATGAACAGAATAACATGCTACACTGGGGGAAACAATACTAGTCTTATTTTTACAATATATGATCTTGGTTGATATAAAAAACTAACAGAAACAATGTATGCTATGTTGAAAGTAATCCTCTTCTTAGAAAGATTGACTAGAAGAGAGCCAGTGAGAGCATTCATGAGTAAATAAAGGCATTAGAGTTTGCATCACCATGGTATTAGCAACACTCGAGAGGCGGTCACAAAgagaaaactcctaaaatgactTATTTAAAATGACACTGCTCTCAATAACTTTAAAAGCAATTCAAAAAGGAAGACAAAACCTTGTTCTGCTAAAAAAGATGAAAGGTAAAAGACACAAATAGCTTTCATTTATAGAACGGCTACTAAGCATGAGAAGAGCTCGATCATCCACTTTAATAGAGGTGCTTTAATCCGAGTAACAAAGACAGACATTACTAGCTCAAAATAACAAGAATCATATAGAAAAAGTTAAAAACATACTTCcccaaaaatttgaagactcTTCACTATATTGACAAATATACTTGTCATCTGCACCAAGAATTTGAGCTCCCACACCCGTAAACCGAGGTCCATATTGCAGCTCCTCAAAACTGCTCAATTTCTTGGTAAATGAAGGACTCTCTACAGAATACATAAAGCAGAAACTCTGTCTGCATTCTGGAATTGATACCTTAAAGAACCAACCTTCAAAGAATTTTCGGGCACTTCCATCAAAATGGTACCTAAGGCATCAAAATAAAGTAAGTTATCACAAATGGATCCATCCAGCTTATATTGCATTTTAGATatcaaaaacacacctgaactataaCTTTTTCGCGAATTTCATACCCTAACTATCAGgtgttcccttttcctacctgaactatcaccatctatgtatttTACTCACCGCTGATTAGGCCAACTATCAGGTGTTACCTTTTCCTACTTGAACTATTCAAGTAGGTGTGTCTTTAACACATATATGGTAATAGTTCGGGTAGGAAAaaggaacaactgatagttggggtgtgaaactcgTAAAAAAGTGACAGTTCAGGTGCGTTTTTTACTGTTATTAAAAAAAGCAGCCCGGTACACCGAGCACCCACTATGTCCGAGGTCCCGCGAATGACGGGACCACAAGGGTTCTATTCTAAGCAGCCTTATCCTGCATCTCTGTGAGAGGCTTACCACGGCTCGAACCCCCGTGACCTCTAGTCACACGAAGCAACTTCTCTCTCACGTTTCAATTAAAATTAAACATACAAATTTGATGGGTGCTTAAAAAATCAAATCTTTTTTTAAAACATTAGTGTTATATTACAATTCCATTCGACTAAATCATGAAAAGGGGCATGGAGATTAATAGTTAACTAACCCGCTATGAGGAGTTCTAAGAGGACGATTAGAAGGGGTGGAAGAGTAAACTGGTTTAATACCCTCCTTATTTGTGTTTTCGACAGATGAATCTGCTGCTTTCACTACACATAATGCATTTCTTGATTTTTGACACTTGAACGAACTACTGAAATTCTTGAACTTGGAAACATAAAAAAGTTCCCCATTTGCAATTGAACTTGTCCTAGAAAACCCAAGATTTTGAGTAATGGTGGAAAAACTCTCCATAGTTGAGAGGTTTAATCAACCGGGTTAGTGGGGTTGGAGTTGTTATTTTAGAGTCCTGAGGTGCATTTTTCGCTAAATATAAGAGGTGAAGTGTCAGTTAGAAGTAATTATTTGCTGGTGTTTTATGAAGTGACTTGTCCATTTTAATTTCACTAAACCGAATCCTAACGTATAGTTTGCTACCAGCCACGCGAAATGTGAGAAACCTCTGCCCTGCAAATTACTGGTACCAACACGAATTTGTTTATATTAAAATTACGATATAAATAGTAattgggaaaatacataaacccCCGACGTATActtggattaattatgacgcGTCCAATTTTTGTGGGCGATCTATTACCCCCggccttatttttttttgtattttgcaCCTTTTTaagctgacgtggcaaaaaaaaaaaaatagcgagTGAAAACAGTAAAAatagtttttatattttaataaaaattaatttttttaaaaaaaatacattttcttcttctttctcctttttctctttcttcttctttctcctcaaccaccccCGCCGCCGCCGCCCCCAACGCCGTCATGATTGAACACAGCCCAGTTCGTGAAATCATGGGTAGTTTGTGCAATTTCTACATTATAGTGTTTCATTAGGTTGTGTTTCATATTGTCCTCTTGCTAACAAGACGAGCATGTCCCCAATGTCCTGAAATCATTGGCATTTCATTA carries:
- the LOC132635633 gene encoding probable tocopherol cyclase, chloroplastic yields the protein MESFSTITQNLGFSRTSSIANGELFYVSKFKNFSSSFKCQKSRNALCVVKAADSSVENTNKEGIKPVYSSTPSNRPLRTPHSGYHFDGSARKFFEGWFFKVSIPECRQSFCFMYSVESPSFTKKLSSFEELQYGPRFTGVGAQILGADDKYICQYSEESSNFWGSRHELMLGNTFIAQNSAKPPNKEVPPQEFNRRVSEGFQVTPVWHQGSIRDDGRTDYTGIVKTASWEYSTRPIYGWGDVNSKQKSTAGWPAAFPVFEPHWQVCMAAGLSTGWIEWDGQRFEFQNAPSYSEKNWGGAFPRKWFWVQCSVFEGAIGDVALTTAGGLRRLPGLSETFESAALIGIHYGGIFYEFVPWNARVSWEITPWGKWHIFAESETHMVELEATTEDPGTTLRAPTEELGLAPACRDTCYGDLRLQLWERKSNGSKGKVILDVTSNMAGLEVGGGPWFNTWKAKAQMPEIVTRAINVPVDLDSIFSLTPFLKPPGL